Proteins from one Ipomoea triloba cultivar NCNSP0323 chromosome 1, ASM357664v1 genomic window:
- the LOC115996584 gene encoding uncharacterized protein LOC115996584 isoform X2, translating into MGHGSALQSSKPPLSSSLSGSSSHDCSQLYPKATAISFSFYEAAGNDSNDMNGKVLNASTSSAPKVSDVTGESTVQNWSPPIQVMEKPGDFNFNRISSTSDPPTRDSFSFETWSHNKGTNGTHSKLEGVLNASFRSDACASKTSDVTHESELQNESPTIQIMEMPGDFETNENPSSISMSKSTAWSNTSNGSLFSIDIGPHSIDIGPHSFSTDVIPMTDGDSYKSGELDTHEDLVRYRQMPLAPKGAEYNEETPANREGAGNTPRITSISVGPIKNGANQHAVPLRTGANASSHLVGTRPSNKSVDLQIYTHLEGKLYTHK; encoded by the exons ATGGGCCATGGAAGTGCGCTTCAATCTTCGAAACCTCCCCTTTCATCCTCATTGTCGGGAAGTTCTTCACATGACTGCTCCCAATTGTATCCAAAAGCAACAGCGatctctttttcattttatgaaGCTGCTGGGAATGACAGTAATGATATGAATGGAAAAGTTTTGAATGCATCTACGAGTTCTGCCCCCAAGGTTTCAGATGTTACTGGTGAATCTACGGTTCAAAACTGGTCTCCTCCCATTCAAGTCATGGAAAAACCAGGAGATTTTAATTTCAATAGAATTTCCTCAACGAGTGATCCCCCTACAAGAGACTCCTTTTCATTTGAAACTTGGAGTCACAATAAAGGTACTAATGGAACCCATTCCAAATTGGAAGGAGTCCTGAATGCGTCTTTTCGTTCTGATGCCTGTGCCTCTAAGACTTCAGATGTCACTCATGAATCTGAGCTGCAAAATGAGTCACCTACCATTCAAATCATGGAAATGCCAGGAGATTTTGAGACCAATGAAAACCCCTCCTCAATTTCCATGAGCAAGTCAACAGCTTGGAGTAATACTTCCAATGGATCATTATTCAGTATTGATATTGGACCCCATAGCATTGATATTGGACCCCATAGCTTTTCCACTGATGTAATTCCAATGACGGATGGAGATTCCTACAAGTCAGGGGAACTTGATACACACGAAGACCTTGTGAGATATAGGCAGATGCCCTTGGCTCCAAAAGGAGCAGAATATAACGAAGAGACCCCAGCTAATAGGGAAGGAGCAGGAAACACTCCAAGAATCACAAGTATTTCAGTAGGACCAATTAAAAATGGGGCCAACCAACATGCGGTGCCATTAAGAACAGGTGCAAATGCTTCTAGTCATCTTGTTGGAACCAGGCCTTCTAACAAGTCTGTTGATCTTCAAAT ATACACACATTTAGAGGGGaaattatacacacacaaatag
- the LOC115996584 gene encoding uncharacterized protein LOC115996584 isoform X1, which produces MGHGSALQSSKPPLSSSLSGSSSHDCSQLYPKATAISFSFYEAAGNDSNDMNGKVLNASTSSAPKVSDVTGESTVQNWSPPIQVMEKPGDFNFNRISSTSDPPTRDSFSFETWSHNKGTNGTHSKLEGVLNASFRSDACASKTSDVTHESELQNESPTIQIMEMPGDFETNENPSSISMSKSTAWSNTSNGSLFSIDIGPHSIDIGPHSFSTDVIPMTDGDSYKSGELDTHEDLVRYRQMPLAPKGAEYNEETPANREGAGNTPRITSISVGPIKNGANQHAVPLRTGANASSHLVGTRPSNKSVDLQMTKKSEPTGCKCCCAGFTRDSCFCSSPSQCIISSGAWLRGRSCCCKWFSGLSFSCECLRCFCKQPKCKWCCSGWPSLNCCCFCKSITCPCSYFKCPSWKICHFRCSFCCGWNCFAKNSSIDNLAKDGGRITRVAA; this is translated from the exons ATGGGCCATGGAAGTGCGCTTCAATCTTCGAAACCTCCCCTTTCATCCTCATTGTCGGGAAGTTCTTCACATGACTGCTCCCAATTGTATCCAAAAGCAACAGCGatctctttttcattttatgaaGCTGCTGGGAATGACAGTAATGATATGAATGGAAAAGTTTTGAATGCATCTACGAGTTCTGCCCCCAAGGTTTCAGATGTTACTGGTGAATCTACGGTTCAAAACTGGTCTCCTCCCATTCAAGTCATGGAAAAACCAGGAGATTTTAATTTCAATAGAATTTCCTCAACGAGTGATCCCCCTACAAGAGACTCCTTTTCATTTGAAACTTGGAGTCACAATAAAGGTACTAATGGAACCCATTCCAAATTGGAAGGAGTCCTGAATGCGTCTTTTCGTTCTGATGCCTGTGCCTCTAAGACTTCAGATGTCACTCATGAATCTGAGCTGCAAAATGAGTCACCTACCATTCAAATCATGGAAATGCCAGGAGATTTTGAGACCAATGAAAACCCCTCCTCAATTTCCATGAGCAAGTCAACAGCTTGGAGTAATACTTCCAATGGATCATTATTCAGTATTGATATTGGACCCCATAGCATTGATATTGGACCCCATAGCTTTTCCACTGATGTAATTCCAATGACGGATGGAGATTCCTACAAGTCAGGGGAACTTGATACACACGAAGACCTTGTGAGATATAGGCAGATGCCCTTGGCTCCAAAAGGAGCAGAATATAACGAAGAGACCCCAGCTAATAGGGAAGGAGCAGGAAACACTCCAAGAATCACAAGTATTTCAGTAGGACCAATTAAAAATGGGGCCAACCAACATGCGGTGCCATTAAGAACAGGTGCAAATGCTTCTAGTCATCTTGTTGGAACCAGGCCTTCTAACAAGTCTGTTGATCTTCAAAT GACAAAGAAGTCTGAACCAACAGGGTGTAAATGCTGTTGTGCTGGTTTTACCCGTGACTCTTGTTTCTGTTCAAGTCCAAGCCAGTGCATTATTAGCTCAGGTGCATGGTTAAGAGGTCGAAGTTGTTGCTGCAAGTGGTTCAGCGGGCTATCTTTCTCTTGTGAGTGTCTACGTTGCTTCTGTAAACAGCCAAAGTGTAAATGGTGCTGCAGTGGATGGCCCTCCTTAAACTGCTGCTGCTTCTGCAAGTCAATAACCTGTCCGTGCTCCTACTTTAAGTGTCCAAGCTGGAAAATTTGTCACTTTCGCTGCTCGTTCTGCTGCGGTTGGAACTGTTTTGCGAAGAACTCAAGTATTGATAA TCTGGCAAAAGATGGAGGGAGGATCACCCGAGTAGCAGCATAA
- the LOC115997491 gene encoding probable inactive purple acid phosphatase 1, with amino-acid sequence MDSLRVFMVLLPILLALFCLQGVTSHGVQPLARIAVHDAVVALEAQAFIKVTPSLLGSNGENNEWVTVEYGMPNPSGDDWIGVFSPGNFSASTCLAENRMASPPLLCTAPIKYQFANYSNSKYKETGKGSLKLQLINQRSDFSFALFSGGLSKPKLVAVSNTVSFENPNAPLYPRLAQGKTWDEMTVTWTSGYGINEAEPFVKWGPQGGKQSRSPAGTLTFDRSSMCGAPARTVGWRDPGFIHTGFLKELWPNSLYTYKLGHKLLNGTYIWSQSYQFKSSPYPGQNSVQRVIIFGDMGKDEADGSSEYNDFQPGSLNTTKQLIDDLKNIDIVFHIGDICYANGYISQWDQFTSQIEPIASRVPYMIASGNHERDWPDTGSFYGNMDSGGECGVLAQNMFYVPAENREKFWYSTDYGMFRFCIADTEHDWREGTEQYKFIEHCLASVDRQKQPWLIFLAHRVLGYSSGDFYAVEGSFGEPMGRESLQKLWQKYKVDIAMYGHVHNYERTCPIYQNICTNKEQRFYKGTLNGTIHVVAGGGGAGLANFANISTSWSLFKDYDYGFVKLTAFDHSNLLFEYKKSSDGKVYDSFRISRDYRDILACTVDSCPSTTLAT; translated from the exons ATGGATTCACTTAGAGTTTTCATGGTCTTGCTGCCGATTTTATTGGCTCTGTTTTGCCTTCAAGGAGTAACATCTCACGGGGTGCAGCCACTGGCAAGGATTGCAGTTCATGATGCAGTGGTTGCTTTGGAAGCTCAAGCATTTATTAAAGTTACTCCTTCTCTGCTCGGGTCTAAT GGTGAAAACAATGAATGGGTGACTGTGGAGTATGGCATGCCAAATCCATCAGGTGATGACTGGATTGGAGTATTTTCTCCTGGAAATTTCAG TGCATCAACCTGCCTTGCTGAAAATCGAATGGCAAGTCCACCTTTGTTGTGTACAGCACCTATTAAG TATCAATTTGCAAATTACTCCAACTCCAAGTACAAAGAAACGGGAAAAGGATCATTGAAGCTTCAATTGATAAACCAAAGATCAGACTTCTCTTTTGCCCTGTTTTCTGGTGGATTATCAAAA CCAAAGCTTGTGGCAGTGTCAAACACAGTTTCCTTTGAAAATCCTAATGCACCATTATACCCAAGATTAGCCCAGGGGAAGACATGGGATGAA ATGACTGTGACTTGGACTAGTGGATATGGGATCAATGAAGCGGAGCCATTTGTGAAGTGGGGTCCACAAGGAGGAAAACAGAGCCGCTCTCCAGCAGGGACCCTGACTTTTGACCGAAGTAGCATGTGTG GTGCACCTGCAAGAACAGTTGGATGGCGTGATCCTGGATTCATTCATACAGGTTTCCTCAAGGAGTTGTGGCCCAACTCATT GTATACCTACAAGTTGGGGCATAAGTTGTTAAATGGCACATATATATGGAGTCAGAGTTACCAATTCAAATCTTCTCCTTACCCTGGTCAAAACTCTGTACAACGTGTAATCATTTTTGGCGACATGGGAAAG GATGAAGCTGATGGCTCCAGTGAATATAACGACTTTCAACCTGGTTCCCTTAATACCACCAAGCAGCTGATAGATGATCTAAAAAACATTGATATAGTCTTTCACATTGGAGATATCTGTTATGCCAATGGATATATCTCGCAGTGGGATCAATTTACATCACAGATAGAGCCAATTGCTTCACGTGTACCTTACATGATTGCGAG TGGCAATCATGAGCGTGATTGGCCTGATACAGGTTCGTTCTATGGCAACATGGATTCAGGGGGTGAATGTGGTGTCTTGGCTCAAAATATGTTTTATGTTCCTGCAGAAAACAGGGAAAAGTTCTG GTACTCTACCGACTATGGCATGTTCCGATTTTGCATTGCTGATACTGAACATGATTGGAGAGAGGGCAcggagcaatacaagttcattGAGCACTGTCTTGCATCTGTGGACCGACAGAAACAACCATGGCTCATTTTCCTTGCCCATCGTGTACTTGGTTACTCTTCTGGTGATTTCTACGCTGTTGAAGGATCATTTGGTGAGCCTATGGGAAGGGAAAGCCTTCAAAAGCTTTGGCAGAAGTATAAAGTTGATATCGCCATGTATGGTCACGTCCATAATTATGAAAGGACTTGTCCCATTTACCAG AACATTTGTACGAATAAAGAGCAACGCTTCTACAAAGGCACCTTGAATGGGACTATACATGTTGTCGCTGGGGGAGGAGGTGCAGGCCTAGCAAATTTTGCCAACATATCGACTTCGTGGAGTCTTTTCAAAGACTATGACTATGGTTTCGTGAAATTAACAGCGTTCGATCATTCAAACCTGTTGTTTGAGTACAAGAAGAGTAGTGATGGTAAAGTCTACGACTCCTTCAGGATATCAAGGGATTATAGAGACATCTTGGCTTGCACTGTGGATAGCTGCCCGAGCACGACGCTAGCAACTTGA